The Mobula hypostoma chromosome 9, sMobHyp1.1, whole genome shotgun sequence genomic sequence tacgtgaacctcctctggatcctctactgccagcacatcgtttcttcGAGAAGGGGCCCCAGACTGCTCACATAGCCTTAGTTATGGTTCATACTTATTAGTTATAGTACAGTTATGTACCTCTGCCGTAATGTAAGTGTTTTATATAAACAACATGGGACATTACACCACAATTCCTGATGTTGTGCAAACCTTTAAACTTACTCCTAGATCAATCTAACATTTCTTTCCcacgtaaccctctatttttctgtcatccatgtcctgatataagagactcttaaatgtccttaatgggggttatatgggaggcagggtttgagggtcggcacaacattgtgggccgaagggcctgtactgtgctgtactattctatgttttctgTATCTAcatctaccacctcccctggcagtgcattccgcacactcaccgctctctgtttaaaaaaacctCTGATATGCCCCTATAGCTTCCTCCGATCACATTAAGGTTATGCTCCTGTATatcagccatttctaccctgggaaaaagttccCTTGATCTGTACTgctgatcatcttgtacacctctcgtTGTCCTTCAGTCCAACGAGAAAAGCCGTAGTTTGCTGAAGCTTTCCTCATTAGACACACGACCTCTTAACCTTCTTTGCTTCAGTGGAAACGAATCCCGCGTCTCCTTCCAGCCAAACAAGCCAGTGAGTCTCCTCCTCAGGCGCGTCCCCTGAGGACTGCCTACACCACTTCAGCTGAGGCCTGCTGGGTGTTTTATTAAGTCGGAGGAAACCCCTTGCTCCTGCATTCAATGCCCTGAATAATGAGGGTAGGCGTTTTCCCTGCTGACGTCACCTTCAAGGATCCTTGGACTCAGACCAAAGTCCTTTTTTCAATAATCAGTCGGATCTTACCATCCACGGTGCATGTCCGAACCTGACCTGTACTCCCAAAGATGCATCaccatagagttatagagcactgcagcataggactggcccttcagcccatctgatctGTGCTGGCCTCATTGACGTGTGCCTGGTCTGTGGCCCTCCTtacccctcccgtccatgtaaTTGTTCAAACTTCTCTAcaaacccacacccaccacttccaatggcaacttgttccacacttaaccctctgagagaagacgTCCCCCCACCTGctcttcaacatttcacctttcacccttaatttaaatgacaataagtaTGAAGTGTTgcaaagtagtgagatagtgtctgttcaggaatctgatggccgTGTgtgccccctccctgatggtggcaatgagaagcaGGCATGTCCTGGTAGGAGGGACCCTTCATGATGTACACCAGCGCTTGACGCACTGGCTCACTGactcggctgtggaggccaagtcattgagtatatttaaagcagaggttggtagggtcttgattagtcagggcatcaaagacaggagaatggtgttaAGAAGGATAATGAAGCAGCCACGATGGGCCTACTGGCCTaattctcctgtgtcttatgggctCTCATTCTGGGCGTAAAATCCAGCTGCCATTTCACCAACACATTTACGGTATCACCCTGTGCGCTAAGACCAGTTGCCAGTTTTGTCGTAGGCAGATGAGCCGTGACTGGAgtgacacgagattctgcagatgctggaattccagagcaacgcacaccaagtgctggaggaactcagcaggtcaggcagcatcggtggaggggagtaaaatatcaactgttaattcccctgcatagatgctgcctgacctgctgaaatcctccagcactttgtctgaatcagaatcaggtttattatcactgatcttGTATataatgaaatttgttattttgcggcagcagtacactacaatacataaaatatatagtTCTATAAACGACTGAGAAATGTGTGTAAAATTAAGTGATAATGGTGCAGAATCAGGTTtcgtatcactggcatatgatgtgaaattagtTTTgtggcagagaaaaaaaaatggtcaCCAAGTTATAATAAAAGTCTAAAATGAATAAACAACGGGGGCAAAAGGAGACTgaaatagtgaggtcgtgttcatgggccgttcagaaatctgatggcggaggggaagaaactgttcctaaactctttgagtgtgtgtcttcaggctcctgtggctcctccgcAGAggctggagaatctgtggaactcattgtgaAATGAAGAGGGCAGGTCCCCAGTGAGGTGTAAAGTGGCTAGTGTGCACAGTGACCAggttactcagagggtggtggcttTAACAGAAGCTACAGTAACACCCAGTCTTCATTGTTTTAAATTAAATAGTCCAAAAAAATGGTAAAGCTAGCAGAGTTCACACAAGTGCTGTGACCAGCCCCACTCGCTGCCCCTTCTCATCCAAGTGGTTGGCCATGGCAGCTCCCTGCTGCTTGTCTCGGTGACCAGCGAGGGACTGTCAGGCTGTCAGCCTGGTCCCACGACTGAATGATGGGAGGTTGAGGGTAAGGGTGGGGATTGTGTGATGCTGTGCAGTGGATGGGATCTGTGACTGGTGTCTCTTCCTTCCTGCAGCCAGTAAAGCGGCAGCAGAGGCTCGGGGACAGGCCGGGCGTCAGTCCGCCGCAGCCTCCAGCATCTCCGGAATATCACTGCAGGAAGCACAGCAGATCCTCAACGTCACACAGCTCAGCGCCGAGGAGATCCAGAAGGTGAGGCAGCAGTATTGGAGTCGTCTTGAGATTGTTGTCTGATTTTCCATAAGACacgagcagaatgaggccattcagcccattgactctgctcccccattccatcatggctgatttattatccctcttccaaccccattctcctcccttctccccgtcacctctaatccagaatctatcaacctccacgtcTCCGTTCTAAAgctatgtctttggaaagtggaggAATCCAGACCAATCCTGTGCATTCAGGAGAAGGtgggcagtggcaggaatcgatcccgtattgctggtgctgtaatagcattgcactaacgcTGTGCGCCCCAaatacacctctaccaagtcacttCTCAACCACCTTTGCTCTGGAGCGAAAAGCCGtaactcaacctttcctcaaagaatgcccaccagtccaggcagcatcctgggaaatctctGCAGTCttcctaaagcttccacatgccTTACTGAGGCGAGCAGACCTGAAGGCAGCAAGTGGATGCTCCCGGGGTTACCATAAGCACAGTATTCATTTTATGTGGGGTGGGACTGCAGTACGGCATGTCACACTGGTACTTGGAAACAGGTTGGGTGCAGTCATGGTGATAATGCAGAGACACCGGACCCACAGCATCAGGGGTTCCTGATGCATCTCTCGTGGAGCCATTGTTGTCCAGGACCAGAGAGATGGTTGCTGATCACCCTGCCGGGGCAGTCCACACTCAGATGAATCTGTTACACATACATCGAAAGGCACAGTGAGATGCCTTGTTTGCATCAACGAGCAACACGACCGGAGATGTGCTGGGGGGGCAGCCCACAGTCCAGCACCAATGTAACACGCGCACGATGTtcagcagcaacaacagcagaacACTCTCCTACCTGCCCACCAGCTCTCTCATACAGGCAGGCTGCccctgggcctccagtccttggccctgtACACTCAGACTCACAGACTCTTCCAGGCCGGAGACTGTGCAGACAACAGGGTTCTCCTGAAGAAGATCATTTGTGATCTGGGGAGTATTTCCAACTTTCCGGTGGTTTGGTGATCACGGTAGTCAAGTTGGGTAAAACAAAGGCCTGATTGATTTAATGGCTCAGGCTGAAGATTAACTATTGACAGCAGTTCCTCTCCAGCACTTGTCTGTGCTGTTCGATAAGACCATGGTAATCCATGACCTGAGTGCTTCTGACATTATTTTGTTTCATTCCCTGTTGCAGCCCTCGCTAGTTTCCTCCCTGCTGTCTGATGTTCTGTTCTAAAGCTGCCATAAAATTCTAACCCTGAGTGTTTTCTCCCCTGTTGATACAGAATTATGATCATTTGTTCAAGGTTAACGATAAATCAGTGGGTGGATCGTTTTATCTGCAGTCCAAGGTAAGGCATTGACCTGGACTCCAGGATTCTATTGTCTGATTTTCCTGGAGTTTACATCACAAGACATGGAAGCAGAAATGGGCCttgcagcccatcaagtctgttccgccattccatcaacgatgatttactatccctttaaccccattctctgccttctccccgtaacctttgacaccctgacttatcaaactccgctttaaatgtacccagaaACTTGTCCTCTACAGgagtccgtggcaatgaattccacagatttacctccccctgactaaagaaatttcctcctcatctttgcacTAAATGGACGtccgattctgaggctgtggcctctgctCCCAGACTCAGTCCGGGAAATATCCTTTCATTTAGAATTACAGTTGGTATAAGGTGTTGGTATTGCTCAGTGTGACTGTTAATGACAGGTTTATAAACAATCAGTTCCACGTTGCCCCAAAATTGCAGAGGAATTAACAAGTTGACCCCTTTGGTGGCACACGTTTTAAGTACAAAAGCTGTAAGGTTATTTTTGAGAGGTGATAAGGAGGGAATTGTGTTGTAAACGTTTTAAGGATTGGGCTGAGTGTTACGGTTGGTGCTCCCGCAGTGAATGACCACGTTGCACTCTCTGTTCCTCACGCCTCACACACCAGACCTGCTCTTCCCTTCGACATTCACTGATCCGAGGAGAGCAAAGTCCTGTCCACTTACTACCATGCAGCCTGCGTCACTTTAAAGAGATTTCCTGACAAATTTTGTAGTCAGTCAATGAGATCCTTACAGGGAAACGCACTCCTGGCGAGGAAtgcgatagatcagctggttgggtggtgttgcaacaacaaaaattcaaagtaaattttttaaaatcacggtacatttatgtcaccgtgtacaatcctgagattcattgtcttgcgggcatactcaataaatccagtaactATGATAGAATCGATGAAAGTCTGCATCAGCAAGGTGGAcatccagagtgcaaaagacaacaaactgcaaatacaaaaaagagaaatataataaataaaaaaccAATAACTATCAAAAGCAGGAGTGGAAGTGTGCGTGAAAGTGAACAGTTCagttttggggtgagtgaagttatcccctctggttcaagagcctgatggctgaggggtagtcactgttcctgaacctggtggtgtgagtcctgaggctcctgtacctccttcccgatggcagcagcaagaagagagcatggtgtgGGTCCTCGAAGTCAGCAAGACTAAGGGATTGATTGTGGATGTGAGGATGGGGAGTCCTCATCGagggtttcaggttcctgggcatcagcatctctgaggatctatcctagacCCAACACcttaatgcaattatgaagaaggcgcagcagcagctatgtttcattaggcatctgaggagatttggtaaatCAGCAAAGACTCTACggatttctacagttgtactgtggagagcattctgactggctgcatcaccgtctggtatggaggctgcagtacataggatcagaaaatggtAGAAAAGGTTGTgaactcggccagctccatcatgggcactggcctccccagcatcctggtcaccttcaaaagacaatgcctcaacaaagtccattattaaagacccccatcgcCCAAGACaaaccctcttctcatcgctaccatcagggaggaggtacgggagcctgtaaacacactcaatgtttcaggaacagcttcatcgcCTCTGCCATCACTATTTCATGTACATTTCTTACTGCAAATTTTAGTGATTTTTACGTATTGCacaatactgctgccacaaaacaacacatttcataatGTACAGCGTGCCGGTGATAATGACCCTGATTCTGAACTTTAATGTGAATGTTGACTTGGCAGGTGGTGAGAGCAAAGGAACGGCTGGATGAGGAACTACACATCCACAAGATGGACCAGGAGAGGAAGGAACAAAGAAAGCAGTCCGAGACATGACCCCACGGACACCTTCCTCTCCACGTTTTCTTCGGTTCGCCACTGTGTAAATCCCACACAGGAACTCAAGTGTGGTCAGTCTTTGCTCAGTGCTGGTgtttgcagagcagactcagaggCTGACATGGAGTCACACCACCTTAGCTCACTTTCCTTGTTACCTGCTGGACGCCTGTGTGAATATTTACTCTGGGAACGGTGTAAGTGAACTAGCGTGCTGTGACATTGCCTTCAGCAGTTACCACAAGTGGTATTGTGAATCGTTCCTTCTCACAACAGACTTTGAATGTGACTATGAAGTTAAATTGGATTCCTCCATTGCGTTACTCAAAGGGTATGGCTGAGGGTAACTTCATGTTGCTGGTCAGTCATCCCTGGCCAGCAGTGCAAGGTTCTGGGGGATTGAGCTGCTATACAACGAACTGCCACCTGGAGCCCTGTCTCACCCTGTGGCCATCTGGCCAGTAACGGGAGAGCGTGGTTCCCCATCTCATCAAATAGCCTTGTGATTCTGAAAGTTCTATCATTGTAACTTGGTTGTAAATAAAGTTCCACTTTCAGCAGGCAACTCCGGGAAAGTTGTGTGTTCACAGATGCTGGAACATGATGCTTGCAGGGTGCTATGGTAGCACAGCAATTAGAATGACGCTGTTACAGTTCAATTCCTGCgcagtctttaaggagtttgtacgctctccccgtgaacgcatgggtttcctccctcagtccaaagatgtactggttagtatgttaattggtcattgtaaattgtcctgtgactagactCGGGTTAAATCAGCGGTGTGGCTCGATCAGCACTGTCTCTAATTAAACAAGTAAAAGATGACAGAATTTACAGCTCACCCCTCCCTGTAGAAAACAGACAATTGGCTAATGATGGATCAGATCAGATTAAACAACATGGGTCTTGACCATCACCGTTTTGCCCTCTCATGTTGTTAGTTTCTCTGTAGACTTttgtaaaaataaacaaattaattcTTTATTTATTCAGGACTGTACCATTccttcgagccgcactgcccagtaaCACCGATTTAACCTCAGCCttctcacaggacaatttacaatgagcaattaacctgctCACTGGTAcgcctgtggactgtgggaggaaacccacatgtacGCGAGAATGAGCGTTCAGAGGATGCTGGACTTGAACTGCGAGCTCCTGAATGCCTCGAGCTACAATGGCATTGTGCTGACTGCTACATCCAGATGACCGAGATTCTCCAGGTCTCGGCAATACCTTGTTTTCTGCCTTTCACTGCCAAGCCCCTAAACTCTGCCCCTTTCACTCTCCTTGGGCTACTTCTTAAAACCTACAATGGCAGGTCTGGTTATGTACCGAGACAACTGCTACATCGCTTGGTGAGAAGCTTCTATTCATGCTCGTGGGTGGAGTAAGAAACTTGGAAAATTTGATTGATGTCCGTGATATTATGTTTTAgaatttttcaaatattttcataatttagTTATTACATTTTATGCACTTTTGGCCTGTCTTCAAATACCTGAATTTAAATCCTTAAGTTAGGTGTTGTAACTTTAATGAGGCAATGGTTTTAATCATGGATGAATAAAGATAATAGGTataaaaatcattgaaaagacaGCTAAATAAGGAATACAGGACAAAATAGTCATATGAGAGCTACAGTCTAGGACAGAGCGGATTGTGAAAAGGCGAGTTGAGAAAGATATTGCTGATAGTGCTGAGATTGATCCCGAGAGATTTTTTCAATACCttaatagtaaaaaaaaagtcaaggaGGAAGTTGTGTATTAGGAATAATATTGGGGTGATAAATCATGCAGAGAAGAACACAGTGGATATTCTTAACTGATATTGTGCTAAAGTATTCATCTGAAAAGATGTTAACAATATACCAGTAAGTGTAGAGAAAAATAAGGCTGTTTTAAGTGACTTAGAGATTTTAGGAAATGAGGTCCTGCTTCATCTGAAAAGGCTGAAAGTTAtgaatctccagggccagacaacATATACTCATGGGTACTCAAAGAGGTCTGTGATTATATAGACAAACCTCAAgcatgtatttttcaaaagtcagtgaagactggtgaaatcccCAAGGACTGGAAACGGGCTAACATTGTCCCAGTGTATAAGAAGGGTGACTGCACTGACCCTGGTACCTATAGACCTGTAAGCTTAACATGTAGTGTAAGCAAGATAATAGAAACGttaataaagaatgagatggaaaatCAGCTGATACgaacaggcatgttagcagaaagccagcatggcttcAAAAGGGGGAAATCATGTTTTTACTAATGtgctggagttctatgaagaggtaactaaaatttgtgataacaataCAGCAGTGGACTtgcagaaggcgtttgacaaggtaccccgcaagaggttaataatcaaattacaggagggagggattcagggtaaggtgtgtgaatgggtgcagaattggctcaaaaacagaaaacaatgagttatggtgagaggatcattttcacacctggaagatgttaaaagtggggttccaCAGCGATCAGCTTTGGGGCcgctgctgtttttaatttacattaatgatttggatagcacataacaaataagctagtaaagtttgccgatgacacggaATTAGGGGAtgggctgataacattcaggcagcagaatcaatacagttagatctgAACAAAATCCCAATGTGGGCGGATAAATGACAAGTGAAATTTAATGCAAGTAATGAAagtattacatataggaagtagaaatattagatataaatatacaatggggTGTTTTGAGCTTGAAAGTGCACTGAGGATTTGGGTGTCCTGGTGGattcatcactatcaacatctcGACAATGCACTGAAgcgattaggaaggctaatagcCTGTCGGGGTATGTAATACCCTCAGTGGAGTAAAAATCTAGAGATGCTGTCCCTAAGCTGTATGACCAGTTTATGAGGCTACACCTTGaacactgtgtacagttttggtctctgtATTTTGTGAGGGATGTGGAGGCTCTGGGAGGCAGTTCAAAGAAGGATGactagactcattccaggtctgcaggtatgagctatgaagaaagaatgaaaaaattAAATCATTTTAGCATAAGTAGACGTAGAAtgtgatagaagtgttcaaaatcattaagggtataagcaaggtggatgccagctgctacttcacaATTAATCCATCAACGGGGCCATAAGTGGAGACTGGCTAAAGGGAggtttcagactaacatcaggaagcatttcgttacacagtgagttgtggacacatggaacaggctagttgtgtagttgagtaTAGTACCTTTAAAGACTTCCAAACCTAAACTCAATAGTTATTTCAGCACACTATTTGAGTAGGAATTtagcaagctttgttgggccaaatggtctgtttttGTCAAAAACCTAATGTTCTAATCAAAGTGCCTGGATGCAGACTCCAAGCATCTCTGCACCTGAGGTTCCAGTGCAGTAAAACATTTACAGTCTTTACAAGCTGCAGATTCTTCTATGGAGTCTTGAAGTGAATCGTTAAAACATTTATTGTACAATTCAGAATGAGGGGGTCACCCAATTCAAAATGGTGATACAATTTTGTTCTTGTTGAAGCTGTGATTGGGCTGATTTATTAAGGATATAGGGAGGGGGTGggttaagaaggtgtgtggtgtgttggcctttatttgttcaggggttgagttcaagaaccacaagATCACgttgcagctttgtaaaactctggttggatcacacttggagtactgtgttcagttctggtcaccacattataggaaaGAAGCAGCTTTAGAAAGGGTACTGAAGAGAgataccaggatgatgcctggattagagagcgggTCTTGTGAGGAATGGTTAAGAGAgcaagggcttttctccttggagcagaggaagatgagaggtgactttgatagaggtgtacaaggtgataagaggcatagatgaagtaagactttttcccagcatggaaatggctaatacatgggggcataattttaaggtcacTAGAGGAAAATATGGGGAGGGGGTTatgtcagaggtgggttttttttttacacacggGTGATTGGAATGTGcttgctaggggtggtggtagagacagatacattacggacattaagaaggcacatggatagagaaatggagagctatggacgagggaggggttagattgatcttggggtaggttaaaaggtcagcacagcatggtgggctgaaggccctgttctatgttctgtgtaaaaCTGAGCGAGAGCTGTGTATGAATGAAGTTGAAAGTTATGAGGAACAAACTGCAGAGTAATACCGAGGCTGCAGCAAGTTGTGTGTGATCTTATTGAGGAGAAGAGTATGTGAAGGGGCCCAACAGGGCAACTCCTGTTCCCATTTCATGTTCTCCTGGCTTCAGAAACCTCCCACTTAAGAacgctgaggactcaatccaagatgtcctggatcctggtacccgggaggcaacataccatactggaat encodes the following:
- the pam16 gene encoding mitochondrial import inner membrane translocase subunit tim16, whose product is MAKYLAQIIVVGAQVVGRAFARALRQEFAASKAAAEARGQAGRQSAAASSISGISLQEAQQILNVTQLSAEEIQKNYDHLFKVNDKSVGGSFYLQSKVVRAKERLDEELHIHKMDQERKEQRKQSET